The Crocinitomicaceae bacterium genome includes a region encoding these proteins:
- a CDS encoding T9SS type A sorting domain-containing protein translates to MILSATGLNAQWNLISPSVGLDHSYKDVFFVNADTGFVVGGVQGEGAILRTTNGGIDWDTTTTFELVGSTFISLTSIYFPDDSVGYTIGSGRIFKTTNCGVDWFEIDTTNTFNSNANTDIIFVNVDTGFYGYTDFGSACFRTTDGGYTWFPDPILPGIRKFNCYNGNYFAGTSGWAFLDIATLTWQIFDNNITPYYHYVNTIIFNNRIFVIGDKMGGSSFGVLSYSDNLGLDWTTLYIDPGRLEEITLINDTLWQMCGEFNGTLRSIDGGNSWHYTDADNFETAMYKDFHEFCFVNDTVGYAVSQNGIYKTTNGGGASIGDAFFFPPDLGVSEFNISAIQIYPNPAQQEVTFTGVSTENSNLIMYSLDGKEVLHKQMQGEHNVDISDLESGIYLVKLVVDNTLYTAKFIKK, encoded by the coding sequence TTGATACTATCGGCAACGGGATTAAATGCTCAGTGGAATCTAATCTCGCCGTCTGTTGGATTAGATCATTCATATAAGGATGTGTTTTTTGTGAATGCAGATACTGGCTTCGTTGTTGGAGGAGTGCAAGGTGAAGGTGCTATACTTAGAACGACGAATGGTGGAATAGATTGGGATACCACTACAACATTTGAGCTGGTTGGAAGTACTTTTATTTCCCTCACTTCAATTTATTTTCCAGATGATTCGGTAGGTTATACTATTGGTTCAGGCAGAATTTTTAAGACCACAAATTGTGGTGTTGATTGGTTTGAAATTGATACCACTAATACCTTTAATTCCAATGCAAATACTGACATAATTTTTGTGAATGTTGACACTGGCTTCTATGGTTATACTGACTTTGGTTCGGCCTGTTTCAGAACGACAGATGGTGGCTATACATGGTTTCCTGACCCAATCCTTCCCGGAATAAGAAAATTTAATTGTTATAACGGAAACTATTTTGCCGGAACGAGTGGTTGGGCATTTTTAGATATAGCCACATTAACTTGGCAAATCTTTGACAATAACATCACGCCTTATTATCATTACGTGAATACAATAATATTTAACAACAGGATCTTTGTAATTGGTGATAAAATGGGTGGATCGTCTTTTGGAGTCCTCTCTTATTCTGACAATCTTGGCTTGGACTGGACAACACTTTATATTGATCCGGGAAGACTGGAGGAAATTACCCTAATCAACGATACACTTTGGCAGATGTGTGGAGAGTTCAATGGAACATTAAGAAGTATTGATGGTGGTAATTCATGGCATTATACGGATGCTGATAACTTTGAAACGGCTATGTACAAAGATTTTCATGAGTTTTGTTTTGTCAATGATACGGTTGGGTATGCCGTTTCTCAAAATGGAATTTACAAAACAACAAATGGTGGTGGAGCATCAATTGGTGATGCATTTTTCTTTCCACCGGATTTGGGTGTTTCAGAATTCAATATTAGCGCTATTCAGATTTATCCCAACCCAGCTCAACAAGAAGTTACTTTCACTGGTGTTTCAACGGAAAACTCCAATTTAATCATGTACTCATTAGACGGCAAAGAAGTCTTGCACAAGCAAATGCAAGGAGAACATAATGTAGATATTTCTGACTTGGAAAGTGGCATTTATTTAGTTAAATTGGTTGTAGATAATACACTGTACACTGCAAAATTTATTAAGAAGTAG
- a CDS encoding DNA methyltransferase has protein sequence MILDQYITNINKRYKLGNATEHTFRGDLQQLIESLLPGISATNEPKRQSCGAPDYILMKKDIPVGFIEAKDIGDSDLDGTKKTGNKEQFDRYKASLGNIIFTDYLSFHLYREGVLVTKISIGELQGNSIVPVSKNFNEFTNLITDFGSHVSQSIKNPKRLAEMMAGKARLLSDVIEKALNSDDDNHENSTLREQMKAFKEILIHDITPKGFADVYAQTIAYGMFAARLHDPTLPTFSRQEAAELIPKTNPFLRKLFGYIAGPDIDDRIKWIVDSLVDIFLACNVREILKNYGKSTKMEDPIIHFYETFLSEYDPKLRKARGVWYTPQPVVDFIVRAVDDILKSEFGLKEGLADTSKTKIKVNLQATDKRYKDNIKTVEEEIHRVQILDPATGTGTFLAEVVKHIHKKFEGQEGIWSNYVETHLLPRLNGFELLMASYAMAHLKLDLLLTETGFKPKKEQRFRVYLTNSLEESHPDTGTLFANWLSSEANEANRIKRETPVMCVIGNPPYAVSSTNKSDWIDNLINDYKQNLKEKSYNSLSDDYVKFIRFGQHFIEKNGSGILAYISNNSFIDGIVFRQMRKSLMECFDKLYILDLHGNSKKKETAPDGGADQNVFDIMQGVSINIFIRKDGKRNQSLGKVAHFDLFGKREVKYDFLINNSLKSISWCELNLNAPNYSFIARDIDLEIIYNEGFDLSKLFVQNSSGIETRKDYLVVAFDETKLKQVIQDFKDLDEDSIAKKYNVNNDSRDWKIGAAKNDIIRNNPKIENILSKPFDVRKIIYTGITKGIVGYPMYNNFKHFIDRDNLGLVLKRGRLLGSNSNFSHVFITNCLTDKNFLADQSYVLPLYLYSDAGGQQSIEQSVERRANLDPATIADIAKSIGIEFFPETKSNSNSFNAVDLLDYIYSVLYSPFYRVKYKEYLKIDFPRIPYPKDQKKFWQLVGLGGELRRLHLLESLTVQKYITKYPVDGDNMITKIKFENGKVFINDTQYFSNVPEIAWNFYIGGYQPAQKWLKDRKDRELSYDDILHYQKIIVALTETDRIMKEIDLVGVE, from the coding sequence ATGATTTTAGACCAATACATAACCAACATCAACAAACGCTACAAACTCGGCAACGCTACTGAGCACACCTTCAGAGGTGACTTGCAGCAGTTAATTGAAAGTTTGTTACCAGGCATCAGCGCAACCAATGAACCGAAGCGGCAATCATGCGGAGCGCCGGATTACATCTTGATGAAAAAAGATATTCCGGTTGGGTTTATTGAAGCGAAGGATATTGGTGATTCAGATTTGGACGGAACAAAAAAAACCGGAAACAAAGAACAGTTTGACCGTTACAAGGCATCACTCGGTAATATCATCTTTACAGATTATTTGAGTTTTCATTTGTATCGTGAAGGTGTGTTGGTGACAAAAATTTCGATTGGTGAACTTCAAGGAAATTCAATTGTACCTGTTTCAAAAAATTTCAATGAGTTTACCAATCTGATCACAGATTTTGGTTCGCATGTTTCACAGTCCATCAAAAATCCAAAACGGTTGGCTGAGATGATGGCGGGTAAAGCTCGGTTATTATCGGATGTTATTGAAAAGGCATTGAACAGTGATGATGATAACCATGAGAATAGTACGCTGCGTGAACAAATGAAAGCGTTTAAAGAAATTCTTATTCACGATATTACACCAAAAGGATTTGCAGATGTCTATGCACAAACAATTGCGTATGGAATGTTTGCTGCACGTTTGCATGATCCAACTTTACCAACTTTCAGCAGACAGGAAGCTGCGGAATTAATTCCAAAAACAAATCCGTTTTTGCGCAAATTGTTTGGTTACATAGCAGGGCCGGATATTGACGACCGCATCAAGTGGATTGTAGATAGTTTAGTAGATATTTTTCTGGCGTGCAACGTGCGTGAAATTTTGAAAAATTATGGTAAGTCAACCAAAATGGAAGACCCTATTATTCACTTCTACGAAACCTTTTTGAGTGAGTACGATCCAAAATTGCGCAAAGCAAGAGGTGTTTGGTACACGCCGCAACCAGTAGTTGATTTTATTGTACGTGCGGTAGATGATATTTTGAAATCTGAATTTGGTTTGAAAGAAGGTTTGGCAGATACCAGCAAAACAAAAATTAAAGTAAATCTTCAAGCAACAGACAAACGCTACAAAGACAATATCAAAACGGTTGAAGAAGAAATTCACCGTGTTCAAATTCTTGACCCCGCAACAGGAACAGGAACCTTTTTAGCAGAAGTGGTCAAACACATTCACAAAAAATTTGAAGGGCAAGAAGGTATCTGGAGTAATTATGTTGAAACACATTTGCTGCCCAGGCTGAACGGTTTTGAGTTATTGATGGCAAGTTATGCTATGGCGCATTTGAAATTGGATTTGCTTTTAACTGAAACCGGATTCAAACCTAAAAAGGAACAACGTTTCAGAGTTTACCTCACGAATAGTTTAGAAGAAAGTCACCCAGATACCGGAACGCTTTTTGCTAATTGGTTAAGCTCGGAGGCCAATGAGGCTAATCGAATTAAACGTGAGACGCCAGTTATGTGTGTAATTGGTAATCCGCCGTATGCTGTGAGTAGCACTAATAAAAGCGATTGGATTGATAACCTCATTAATGATTATAAGCAAAATTTAAAAGAAAAAAGTTATAATTCTCTTTCTGATGATTATGTAAAATTTATTCGATTTGGCCAACATTTCATTGAAAAGAATGGAAGTGGAATCTTGGCATATATTTCAAATAATAGCTTCATTGACGGAATCGTGTTTCGTCAAATGCGAAAGAGCTTAATGGAATGCTTCGACAAGTTATATATTTTAGATCTGCATGGAAACTCGAAGAAAAAAGAAACTGCCCCTGATGGTGGGGCAGACCAGAATGTATTTGATATTATGCAGGGCGTTTCAATCAATATTTTCATTAGAAAGGATGGAAAAAGAAATCAATCTCTTGGTAAAGTAGCGCACTTCGATCTATTTGGGAAGAGGGAAGTGAAATACGATTTTTTAATTAATAATTCTTTGAAAAGCATTTCCTGGTGTGAACTAAATCTAAATGCCCCAAACTATTCTTTTATTGCGAGGGATATTGACTTAGAAATTATTTATAATGAAGGGTTTGATTTATCTAAGCTTTTTGTCCAAAATAGCTCAGGGATTGAAACGAGGAAGGATTATCTGGTTGTGGCATTTGATGAAACAAAACTAAAACAGGTCATACAAGATTTTAAAGATCTCGATGAAGATAGTATTGCTAAAAAATATAATGTAAATAATGATAGTAGAGATTGGAAAATTGGTGCAGCCAAAAATGATATAATCCGAAACAATCCAAAGATTGAAAATATTCTTTCAAAACCATTTGATGTTCGTAAAATTATTTATACTGGCATTACCAAAGGTATCGTCGGTTATCCGATGTATAACAATTTCAAGCATTTTATAGACCGCGATAATCTGGGTTTGGTACTGAAAAGAGGCAGGTTACTTGGAAGTAATAGTAATTTCTCACATGTTTTTATTACCAATTGCCTCACGGACAAAAACTTTTTGGCTGACCAATCGTACGTACTTCCTCTTTATCTTTATTCCGACGCAGGGGGCCAACAAAGTATTGAGCAATCAGTCGAAAGAAGAGCAAATCTTGACCCTGCAACAATTGCTGATATTGCGAAGAGCATTGGAATCGAATTTTTTCCTGAAACCAAGTCCAATAGCAATTCGTTTAATGCCGTTGATTTATTAGATTATATTTATTCTGTTTTGTACTCACCATTCTACCGAGTGAAATACAAAGAATATTTAAAAATTGATTTCCCAAGAATTCCCTATCCAAAAGATCAAAAAAAATTCTGGCAATTGGTTGGATTGGGTGGTGAGTTGCGCCGTTTGCATTTGTTGGAATCTTTGACAGTTCAAAAATACATCACCAAATATCCGGTTGATGGAGACAACATGATCACCAAAATAAAATTTGAAAACGGAAAAGTTTTTATCAATGACACGCAATACTTTTCAAATGTGCCTGAAATTGCCTGGAACTTTTACATAGGCGGTTATCAACCCGCTCAAAAATGGCTAAAAGACAGAAAAGATCGTGAACTCAGCTACGATGATATTTTGCATTACCAAAAAATTATTGTTGCGCTGACAGAAACGGATAGGATTATGAAGGAGATTGATTTGGTTGGGGTGGAGTGA
- a CDS encoding T9SS type A sorting domain-containing protein, producing MNILSIFIPAFCLMSCAIFAQPTNNLCSNAIPLCPGLTLSGTTIGATTTSTTDYNFCTLNAATVWYKFTTGSSGGFVTVSLSNLTFNPDVTMGQEISVTMINASTECDVTTYTPIAACGGGSTNFNVTSAFGLSSNTAYLIQINGVNTGAGVTQPAQCDFDISITGDIQYQTEETISVCYGSDYTYPDGTTASTITSDLTHNSYLVSVISGCDSVVITNLDVQPQVNVVATQAGVTFTANSIVADYQWVDCDDSFSEISGATNQSYTATQNGHYACVITENGCSDTTTCFEADFTGIIENNNAFLIYPNPAQSYLYIVFENTAQENVLIINDIRGKQILTTNISGQNQAQIETAHFAKGIYFAILIYPDGRILEQKFVVE from the coding sequence ATGAATATTCTCTCAATTTTCATACCTGCATTTTGCTTGATGAGTTGTGCAATTTTTGCGCAACCAACAAACAATTTATGCTCTAATGCAATTCCACTTTGCCCTGGTCTTACTCTGTCAGGAACGACTATTGGGGCGACGACAACTTCAACAACAGACTATAACTTTTGCACATTAAATGCAGCGACTGTCTGGTACAAATTTACGACTGGTTCTTCTGGTGGATTTGTAACCGTTTCATTAAGTAATCTTACTTTCAATCCTGATGTTACAATGGGTCAAGAAATAAGCGTAACAATGATCAACGCATCGACGGAATGTGACGTTACAACATATACACCAATAGCTGCTTGTGGAGGTGGATCAACTAATTTTAATGTTACCTCAGCCTTTGGGTTAAGTTCAAACACTGCCTATTTAATTCAAATCAACGGCGTAAATACTGGGGCAGGCGTAACTCAACCAGCGCAATGTGATTTTGACATTTCAATTACCGGTGACATTCAGTATCAAACTGAAGAAACAATTTCAGTTTGTTATGGAAGTGATTACACTTATCCTGATGGAACGACTGCTTCAACAATCACTTCAGATTTGACACACAATAGCTATCTTGTTTCGGTAATCTCAGGCTGTGACAGTGTTGTCATCACTAACTTAGATGTTCAACCACAGGTAAATGTTGTTGCTACACAAGCTGGTGTCACTTTTACAGCAAATTCAATTGTTGCAGATTACCAATGGGTAGATTGTGATGATTCATTTTCTGAAATAAGTGGTGCAACAAATCAGAGTTATACCGCAACTCAAAACGGACATTACGCTTGTGTAATTACTGAAAATGGTTGTTCAGATACGACGACATGTTTTGAGGCTGATTTTACGGGAATTATTGAGAACAACAATGCGTTTTTGATTTATCCTAATCCAGCTCAATCATACTTGTATATTGTTTTTGAAAATACGGCTCAAGAAAATGTTTTGATAATTAATGACATTCGCGGAAAGCAAATTTTGACAACTAACATTTCCGGTCAAAATCAAGCGCAAATTGAAACTGCACATTTTGCCAAGGGAATTTACTTTGCAATATTGATCTATCCAGACGGCAGAATATTAGAACAAAAATTTGTAGTTGAATAA
- a CDS encoding T9SS type A sorting domain-containing protein yields MKQFFAYLTPVIIVLYSANNSFAQKLLQENWESNYTHQDSIFNVSTDLDANGDVFVTGYVVDLTEGRNIITLKYDSDGTLLWSNIYHFGSDDRGFKNLCDGTGNVYTLGRISNGGTSSLIVLKYDSAGNQVWAFSHTIGVTNEPSDMLINSDGNIVILGDALVGGQHDVILAEINPFGSLVANYQYDSGANDYPVNLDGTTGKIALGLTIDDGLTISSRLIQFNNSLTVDWYKDLTYGGLYEVRAIKYDQNNDLISLINNNDSLNEAVLFKYSSIGDSLWTKNLDAGNTYEPGKSLFIDGFNNAIATYVHNGQSEVSVNLVNENGELEWNKYYYSGGLDFKNFSVISDNTRIIVAGTESNLVTSNMVMFSLNYDAVLRWQYHENGNGGNRNQLTDFDFNTNNHILMTGQIKYGTLYQIAVFDLVEEDAFNAPDVSNAPTGTLAYFPYFNQTKDINGNTIEGLCFYGNLNSNGNFLFNKSLIHTEILNDGDTTTIDSVIRWDFTFMGDFRPQVPTGINPSGYYVNYYYADVQREKIDAFKKVIYSNAYEKIDMEIGANYFGNTIFFIVKPGADYHEISWNINGASVSVNSDGSLSCTSNGHIQTYQKPIVYQLDSFGNPVQIGYSTPTYGYALDVSQTVAFHFPTGFYDTSKPLIIELTQTGTSQNKSSEDNFKWCSYIRLPNETAFGEAKINKIDTDDNNNSYYVGQLESSGLSAFPTTPGILVDVPQGYVDMTVMKLNNEIEIEWATYYGGTGGEAGLSIAVGLSSTSPKVFITGTSNSSDFPLVGLVGSYLQNSTGESCIVQLDHDGTADWSTRFEAKLNDCEIVENKIFVVGTFGIQTPPLLDDGVNYYSENGKGYIANFKPGGFFSHGTYFGTTAADPDGYCEITAIDWNGLQNYALTGITTSPSFNHVNAPGINFTTYGGIHTDAFIASVHTLGNIDFAYYIYSPPYSEGPSIPIGYDLYYYPEGDRGNDIKFSPDGQSIYLVGEIFSDNLFTYPPPSGDSYFQGTRFWAKSVFDLSLRPAGFIFKTDLSGTIQWSTYYSYWEYQDEEFPMRLQEISFAPNGNFFISGQQTRHYLSDTPQMSEYNIPLPLAQPVGFYYFDSPTYTPYKGGTYQESFIIGFNQTDELLWATYLGGWQTDQVKSISVSNNDRLYFSGAAYTINSVDALDPDFIGASATEEEIYSLEDWEYNTAAGSNDWFNGDGAGDQCEFAGFFEVSGLDNSTLSESEVNQSGEMTVYPNPNSTSVLFISIGSDIVQSVKIYSITGELIYCYNQIGIKYVNIEVLARGTYLIECQGSEGIYKSMFVVS; encoded by the coding sequence ATGAAACAATTCTTTGCATATCTGACGCCTGTAATTATAGTCCTTTATTCGGCTAATAATTCGTTTGCACAAAAACTGTTACAAGAAAATTGGGAATCAAATTATACGCATCAAGATTCCATCTTTAACGTGTCTACTGATTTGGATGCAAATGGAGATGTATTTGTTACCGGTTATGTTGTCGATCTAACCGAAGGCAGAAACATTATTACACTTAAGTATGATAGCGATGGTACGTTGCTCTGGTCAAATATCTATCATTTTGGATCGGATGACCGAGGATTTAAAAATCTGTGTGACGGCACCGGAAATGTTTATACTCTTGGCAGAATTTCAAATGGAGGAACCTCTTCCTTAATAGTTTTGAAATATGATTCTGCTGGTAACCAAGTTTGGGCTTTCTCCCATACTATTGGTGTGACAAATGAACCCTCTGATATGCTAATCAATTCTGACGGAAACATTGTGATTTTGGGTGATGCACTAGTTGGTGGTCAGCATGATGTGATTTTAGCTGAGATCAACCCCTTTGGTAGCCTTGTAGCGAACTATCAATACGATAGTGGAGCAAATGACTACCCGGTTAATTTGGATGGAACGACCGGCAAAATTGCGTTGGGACTGACAATCGATGATGGGTTAACAATAAGCTCCAGATTAATTCAATTCAATAATAGTTTAACTGTGGACTGGTACAAAGACTTGACGTATGGTGGTCTTTACGAGGTTAGGGCTATTAAATACGATCAAAATAATGATTTAATTTCTTTAATTAATAATAATGACTCTTTGAATGAAGCTGTTCTCTTCAAATATTCTTCTATTGGAGATAGTTTATGGACAAAAAATTTGGATGCAGGAAATACGTATGAACCTGGGAAGAGTTTATTTATTGATGGCTTTAATAATGCAATTGCTACCTACGTTCACAATGGTCAGTCTGAGGTAAGTGTCAACCTTGTGAACGAGAATGGTGAGTTGGAATGGAATAAATATTATTATTCAGGTGGATTAGACTTTAAGAATTTTTCTGTGATTTCTGACAACACACGAATTATTGTTGCCGGTACTGAATCAAATTTGGTGACCAGTAATATGGTCATGTTTAGTTTGAATTATGATGCTGTTTTACGCTGGCAATACCATGAAAATGGTAACGGTGGTAATAGAAATCAGCTAACTGATTTTGATTTTAACACCAACAATCATATTCTTATGACTGGTCAAATAAAATACGGAACACTTTATCAAATAGCAGTGTTTGATCTGGTAGAAGAAGATGCTTTTAACGCACCAGATGTTTCGAATGCACCTACCGGAACGTTAGCTTATTTCCCATACTTCAACCAAACGAAGGACATTAACGGAAATACAATTGAAGGACTTTGCTTCTACGGCAATTTGAATTCAAACGGTAATTTCCTGTTTAATAAATCACTCATTCACACTGAAATTTTGAATGATGGTGACACCACGACAATAGATTCCGTAATTAGATGGGATTTTACTTTCATGGGAGATTTTAGACCACAGGTACCCACTGGAATAAACCCAAGTGGATATTATGTCAATTATTATTATGCCGATGTACAAAGAGAGAAAATTGACGCATTTAAGAAGGTTATTTATTCGAATGCTTATGAAAAGATTGATATGGAGATTGGCGCAAACTATTTTGGTAATACCATTTTTTTCATTGTTAAACCAGGAGCTGATTACCATGAGATCAGCTGGAATATAAATGGCGCTTCTGTCTCAGTCAATTCCGACGGATCACTCTCTTGTACTTCTAATGGTCATATTCAAACCTATCAGAAACCTATCGTTTATCAATTAGATTCGTTTGGAAATCCGGTTCAAATTGGCTATTCTACACCAACATATGGTTATGCGCTAGATGTTTCTCAAACTGTAGCATTTCATTTTCCAACCGGATTTTATGATACTTCAAAACCATTAATAATTGAACTCACGCAAACAGGAACAAGTCAAAACAAAAGTTCTGAAGATAATTTTAAGTGGTGCTCTTACATTAGATTGCCAAATGAGACTGCTTTTGGAGAAGCAAAAATTAATAAAATCGATACAGACGACAATAACAACTCTTATTATGTTGGTCAGTTAGAATCCAGTGGGCTTTCTGCTTTTCCAACAACCCCAGGTATCTTGGTTGATGTTCCACAAGGATATGTTGACATGACTGTTATGAAATTAAATAATGAAATTGAAATCGAATGGGCGACTTATTATGGGGGGACAGGTGGAGAAGCTGGTCTCTCAATAGCTGTTGGATTATCATCTACTTCACCAAAAGTATTCATTACCGGCACAAGTAACTCTTCTGATTTTCCTTTGGTTGGTCTGGTTGGTAGCTACTTACAAAATTCCACAGGAGAATCATGTATTGTTCAATTGGATCATGACGGAACTGCCGACTGGTCAACAAGATTTGAAGCAAAATTGAATGATTGTGAGATTGTAGAAAATAAAATATTTGTAGTTGGAACCTTCGGAATTCAAACACCACCGTTATTGGATGATGGAGTGAATTATTATTCTGAAAATGGAAAAGGATACATAGCAAATTTTAAACCAGGAGGTTTTTTCAGTCATGGAACGTATTTTGGAACAACAGCAGCCGACCCTGACGGGTACTGTGAGATAACGGCTATTGATTGGAACGGATTACAAAATTATGCCTTGACAGGTATCACTACTTCTCCAAGTTTTAATCATGTCAATGCGCCTGGAATTAATTTTACTACTTATGGTGGAATTCACACGGATGCTTTTATTGCCAGCGTTCATACCCTTGGAAATATTGATTTTGCTTATTATATCTATTCCCCACCATACTCCGAGGGGCCTTCTATTCCAATAGGTTATGATTTGTATTATTACCCTGAAGGAGATCGTGGCAACGACATTAAATTTTCACCAGATGGACAGTCGATTTACTTAGTGGGTGAAATTTTTAGTGATAATCTTTTTACTTATCCACCGCCAAGCGGAGACTCCTACTTCCAAGGCACTCGTTTTTGGGCTAAGAGCGTATTTGATCTTTCTCTGCGCCCTGCCGGATTCATCTTCAAAACTGATTTGTCGGGAACAATTCAATGGTCAACCTATTATAGTTATTGGGAATATCAAGATGAAGAATTTCCAATGCGTTTACAAGAAATAAGTTTTGCGCCAAATGGAAATTTCTTCATTTCTGGTCAGCAAACACGACATTATCTTTCAGATACTCCGCAGATGTCAGAATACAACATCCCTTTACCCTTGGCTCAACCAGTAGGCTTTTATTATTTTGATTCACCAACCTATACACCATACAAAGGAGGAACTTATCAAGAAAGCTTTATCATTGGATTCAACCAGACCGATGAACTTTTGTGGGCAACATATCTTGGAGGTTGGCAAACAGATCAAGTTAAGTCGATATCTGTGTCCAACAATGACCGGCTTTATTTTAGTGGGGCTGCATATACTATTAATAGCGTCGATGCCCTCGATCCCGACTTCATAGGTGCTAGTGCCACTGAAGAAGAAATATACAGCCTAGAAGACTGGGAATATAATACCGCTGCAGGCAGTAATGATTGGTTCAACGGTGATGGGGCTGGAGACCAGTGTGAATTCGCAGGATTTTTTGAGGTTTCGGGTTTGGATAATTCAACGTTGAGTGAATCAGAAGTAAATCAATCAGGAGAGATGACGGTTTATCCTAACCCAAATAGTACTTCTGTATTATTTATATCAATTGGGTCTGATATTGTTCAATCCGTCAAAATTTATTCAATTACAGGCGAATTAATTTACTGTTACAACCAAATAGGCATAAAATACGTTAATATTGAAGTGTTAGCCAGAGGAACCTATTTAATAGAATGCCAAGGTTCTGAAGGAATTTATAAATCGATGTTTGTAGTGAGTTAA